The genome window TGATCCCAATCGCATCTGCTTGAATCTTAATTATTCCTAAAGGCGAAAAGTAATTAAATCTGGCAATCATTATACTCTTCCTCTTTAGTTAAAATGTAAAATTTCATTTACAGGACGACGCTCTGAATGGTAGCTATTAATTGTCGTATCAGCCGAATATCCAAGCGAGATACCAACAATAAACCGTTCATCGTCTGGCACATCTAAAGTTTGATGAAGAATAGCTGGGAAACGAACACTGTTATAGGTTGGAATCGTTCCTAAACCATAAGCAGTTGCTGCTAACATGATGTTTTCAGCAAATAAGCCCGCATCAAAAATCGACCAATCTGGTGAAGCTTTAGGAATAGTAATATAAAGAATTACTGGCGAATCATATAAAGTATTGCTGGCATTTGTCATCTTTTCATGTGCCTCATCGAAATTAGCAAAATGATGAACAATTCCATGCCGCCATTGCTTCATATTATCTTGGGTTTGCGGTGCCCAATCTTCACGGCTCATCACTGGCAAATCTGAATTCCCTTGGTTACCTGCAATATCTTGATCACGATAAGCATTCTTAATTTCTTGTAATGTATCGCCCATCGCACAATATACTTGCCAAGGTTGAGAGTTTACCCATGATGGAGCACGTTGAGCTAATTCAACAATTTTAGTAATCATTTTCTTTTCAACGGGTTTGTCCGTAAATTGACGAATTGAATGGCGTTGATTAATTGCATCTTGTAATTCCATTAGATGACTCCTCCTAAATCACATACTCTTACTAAAGTTTAGCATATTTAGGTTTACTTTAATAAGATCTTGTATTGGTCACTTTATTTCTTTCGCCGCACTGCTTCTCTAATCTTGGGATAGCGAACCATTAAGCAGGCCCCATAAGTAAAACTAGTTGCGACATTTAACACCCAGATGAACCAGGCGTTGTGACTACGGAAAAATGCGATTGTGGATAAGTCTTTAAGAACCTCTTCAAACAGTTCATGTGATATTTCCGTAGCATTAATATGGGCCCCATAAAATACCTCAACACTGATGCCAATTGCAAATGAAACAAGCCAGCCCACAAGATACGGCCAATTCCTTTTAACCTTCAAAATTGGTCGTTGATGGGAATCTAGTTTATTGGTGTCTTTAATCTGCGTTTTGCTTGCCTGTAGAAAGCCAATCGAAGCTCCTAAGATTAGAAGAATAATTGTAAGTCCAGCGGCCGTTAAAGATCTGACGTTTTCTAAACTCAAGACCATCATAATTGCAGAATACACGGGGATAATTATTAGCTCAAATCGTGTTACCTTTTCATATTCAAATGTGCCTTTAATGAATTTATAGATTAATAGAATTACAAATATAGTCATTGATAATACCCTAACTTTTAAGTTTGTATTTGTATTGTACTATATGACTAAGATAGTGAAACGGCCAATTTCAGGAATAATAATCTGAGATAGCTAATGTTAGCACCAACATGTCCCGTAACAATAGACCATTTTCGTGAATAGGTTGTACGTAATTTTTAACAAAAAAGTTCCTTTTAATCTCAGTAACGCGAAAACCTATTTTCTGGTAAAGGTATAACTGCTTAAAGCTCGTACTCCCAGTACCAATTTGCAATTGTTGATAATGATGTACCTTTGCAAAGTGAACGGCATCCTGCAATAGCCTGGTTGCTATTCCTTGATTTTCAAGCCGTGGATCAACAGCAATATTCTTTATTTCTAATTTATCCGATGTAAGTTCTTGCAAAACCATTACAGCAATAGGATGACCATCTTTAGACTGTACGAAAAGCATCCCTGATTGCAGATAATTTTGAACTAATTTCTTACTTGGATCAGCACTGAGAAGCAAATCCCAATGTTCAGGAGTTACTGTCGTTACTAATTCTATCCTTGTATCGTTATTAGTCATTCGACAATCCCTCATCCATACTATTGATAGTTAGAAACTGCTGATGAAGCTGTTTTGAAAATTTCATTACTCAAACTCCTTTTTTCCATTAAGACTGTTTGCACACATTTTCTTATTAAGGAGACTAATTCCCACTTACATTACTTAAGGCAACAACCCAGCAACCTTATCACCTAACGTTGGATAAATCGCCATTACTTTTTGGCGATACTCATCCCCATTAATCTTCAAACCAATAATTGGCAAGAAGTTATTAATATCATCAGCCGCATAATCGCCAATTTCACTTGCCCCTACCAATTGCTGATCTTTAAAGACTAAAGTAAGGGTACTGATTTGATCGTTTTGGCCCGCGTAAAGACTACCATATTTTAGTGAAACTGTCTTAACTTGATATTGTGAGTCACCAGTGACATCATCTGGATTAACACCGGCACGGGCAACCTCTGGGAAGGTAAAGGCTGCTTGACCAATTGTCGGGTAAACAATATCTTGATCCGTTTTACCTGTTAAATAGTCAAAAAGATATTGACCCTCAAATTCAGCGACCGGTGTTAATTTAGGTTGTTTCCGATTAACAACATCCCCAATTGCGTACACCCCGTCAACCGTTGTCATCAAGTGATCGTCGACATTAATACCATGACGATCATATTCAATATCAGTATTTTCAAGCGCTAATTTTTCGATATTTGGATGACGACCAGTTGCATCAAGTACATAGTCAGCTTGTACTTCACCATGATTAGTTATAACGAGCAAGCCATCTTTCCTTTGACTTACTTTTTGGGTATCAGTATTAAAGCTAAATTTTATTCCCCGTTGCTTCATCGCATTAACTAGCACTTCATCTTCCGCCTTTGTAAATTCACGAAGGACGCGGTCAGAATGAACAACGATTGTTACTTCAGCGCCAGCAGCTGCTACAAGGGTTGCTAACTCTAAGCCCACAAAGCCAGCACCGATTATCGTAATCCGTTGTGGAAGTTCTTTTAACGAGAGGAGGTCATAACTGGTATAAAGATATTCTTTACCAGGAATATCCAGAATATTTGGTGTTTGCCCCGTCGCAATAATAATATGATCAGCCCGGTATTGGTGACCATTTACAGTAATAGTATGGTTATCAACGAAACTTGCGTAGCCGTCTTCAATATCATAACTTTTCTTAATAATATCGCGAGTTTCACCTGGCCATGGATCAAACCGCTTAAGCTTAGTCTGCATTAATGCTTCCCAATCTAATTTTGCTGGTTGACTAATGCCTCGACCAAGAAGTTGCTGAGATTGGAGGACAGTCCGGGCTGCTCCCTCCAGAAAAATTTTGGGCTCGCATCCATAATTAGGACAAGTGCCCCCATATTCGAAGCCCTCGATTACCAATACTTTACGGTCGGTTTTAGCCAAAAGATTAGCCATTTTATAGGCTGCTGGTCCTGATCCGATCAGAATATCATCATACTTTTTCATGTTCATCCCTCCAGATTCTTACATTATTGAATCAAGTGTAACTTAAGTAATGAAAAGAGTACAAACGTTTTGTTTCGTCGTATAAAAATATTAATCAAAACTCAATTAATACTTATCCTCTTTCATCATGAAAACGAATTCAACTAATGATTTAACAGTATTTTGTCTAACCTATTGTATGATCCATTCAAGAATGATAGATTAGCCTTTAATTATTAGGAGGTGGTCTACATGTTAAAAGTTAATACATTATTTATCATGACCGCCAGTATTCTCGTGTTATTGATGACACCAGGACTGGCTTTTTTCTATGGTGGTCTAGTCAATCGGCGCCACGCTAATAACATGTTGCTAACTGTTTTTATGATGTGTGGCTTAGCCGTGATTCTCTGGATTACAGTAGGCTATTCTCTTTCATTTTCCGGCAACCATTGGGGAATAGTCGGAAATTTAAATAATATATTAATGATTCATGTGCCAATCGATGCTATCACTAAAACCGGTATTCCAATTGGTGATTATGCAATGTTTATGATGATGTTTGCAATTATTACCCCGGCAATCTTTTGTGGATCGGTCGTCGGTCACGGACGCTTTAATTTTTTAGTAATGTTTACCATTTGCTGGTCTATCTTTGTTTACTACCCCCTTGTCCATATGGTTTGGGCACCACATGGACTATTAGCAAGATTAGGGGCAGTTGACTTTGCTGGTGGATTAGTTGTTCATGTAAATGCGGGGATAACGGCCTTAATCCTTTCAGCCTGGGTTGGTCGACGGAAAGATGTTCGTTCTCAACGCAATAATTTATCGTGGGTATTAATTGGAACAGCCCTTTTATGGATTGGTTGGTACGGCTTTAACGCTGGTTCGGCCCTCGCCGTTAATGATACGGCCGTGCAAGCCATGTTAACAACGACCATCTCATGTTCAAGTGCAATGGTAACATGGATGTTATTGGATCGTTATCAGTTTAATCATGTTACCCTAGCTGGTGTCTGTAACGGTGCAATTACCGGTTTAGTAGCAATCACTCCTGGAGCAGGTTACGTTACACTAGGTGGTTCAATGATTATTGGAATAGTCGGTGCAATCGTTAGCCAATACTTTATTACTAAGATCAAACCACAACTGCCAATTGATGATGTTGTTGATGCATTCGGTTGCCATGGAGTTAGTGGTATCTGGGGAAGTATTGCAACTGGTATTTTTGCTAGCCATCAGATCAGTCATCTAGTACCTAATGGGCTTTTATTTGGTGGCGGTTTGCACCTTTTGCTTGTTCAAATCTTCGTTACCTTATTGACAATTATATTTATCGGTGTGATGGATATTATCTTAATAAAACTGCTCTCAATTATTTTACCGGTTTCGATTGATAATGAAAAACTGGCGGCAATTCAAAGTAAGTGAGCTTAAATTTTTGCTGCAAAATTAGATTATTTACGTATATATTCCTTTAGAAGCAAAAATAACATACCAGCACGCTTGCGTTATTACCAAGAACAGGTTGATCATGAGCTATTAAGACCTGGAGATAATTACTCAGTACTCAATAATTACCCTACTTATATTATTATGTTTTGTAATTTTGACTATTTTAAGCAGGGATGGGCACGATATGAATTTAATCTTACTTGTACTAGAGACCATAATCTAAAATTTGGTGATAATCGGACAGTCGTTATCTTCAATGCTCTTGCTAAAAAATTTGATAAAAATGATGAACCGATTAAGAACTTCCTTGCTTTAATGTGCAATCAAGGCGACAATAAGAATAGATTTATTGCACAGATTCAAGACGAAATTGATAAAGTCAAACAAGATCCAGAAAGGAGAAATGGCTTTATGAAGTACGAATTAAACTTAATGGACGCTAAAATGGAAGTTCGCGAGGAAGACATAAAAAAGTTAATTGACTCTCTCTATGAACTCAATATTAAACCAGAGATCATTAAACAAAAAGTTATGGAAAAATATAATTTAACTGATGATGAATATGATAAATTTCTCGAATAATAAAAAGAGTGTATACAAATGAACTTTTTGTATAGCACTCTTATTTTATTGATGTATCTGATATCCAGCTGCCCAGGCATCAGCTAATGAATCTTTTCAGGGGCAATTCCAGGATCTGGATATTGTCCTGGCAAGTAACAATACATTGTAGAACTATCTTTCCCTTTGTCCTTAGATTCTTTTGTCGACTTTTTCTTCTTATCTAATTCTTTGGTTGCTTTAGCGACTGAATCCTCGTGAGTTTTCTGTGCCTGATTATGGTTACTAATAAACCATCCACCACCAACTAGTAATAGGGCAACTACTATTTATAGCCATGGGCGGCAGTAAAATGGTTTCTAATGTTGTTTCCTGTTCATAACTAACCTCCCTTATATCTGGACTTTCTATTTTGTATCAATTATTTTCTGCTTTTATTATATAGAATTCATATGTGAACAAGATACTGCATTTGGAAAAGATTAATGCGGTTAATTAATCTTTAGGAGATTAGTTATAGGATATTCATAAATAGATAAAATTGTTAACTATAATTAACTAAATACTGGCCATCATCAAGTAAAAATTGCTTAAATAATGGCAGCGTAAATTTTAGTTTTCCATATCCTGCCGGTGTTATTAGTTGACTATCCATTAACCGCCGACGATACATTCCAATATAACCAGGCTTTCTCTTTAACTTTGTTCTTAAGTAACTAGTTGAAACAGGATACTCAGAAGCTTTAGCCATAGTCATAACAAATTGCTGATCCATAATAGATAATTCTTCAAGCATCTTACTGTAAGCATTTCGACTTAATTGGGCTTGATACTCTGTTTGAATACTATCTATGGTTTTCATCGTAATATGTTTATCCGGTGATTCCCATAAAAGATAAACAAGCAATTGAAAGGCATATGCATATGCGTCCGAAAGAAGAGCGGCGCGGCGAACCACTGCTGGCGAAATTTCCGGATCTCGTACTTTCAATGCTTGTTGATATTGCGCTCTGATATCATAGTAATTTAGTGGGGAAAGACTTATTCTTCCGCTACGTAATTAGAATGTTAATACATGATTATTTTGCAAGTCTTGAACATTTTTGGGTAATCCAGTCATGATTATTGAGATGGGTAGCCCCTCACTAATCATGACTTGATATACTGATGCTAATTCAACCATTCCCGTTACTTCTTGAGCTTCATCAATCATTACCAATACTTTCTGATTATTTTTTTCTAATATTTTTAACATTTTCTTTAATACAAGTTGATAATTTGATGTTTGTTTATCATTAAGAGTGAATTTTAAGCCTAATCCACCAATTTCAAAATTAATATCGGAGAGTTGGTCAAATATTTTTTTAATTTTATTTGTTGATTGTTGGTAAATCATTTCAGCCAAACGCCCCACCATATTATCTCCAATAATTAAATGAATAGTTATCCACGTCGGATCTTGATCAATCTGTTTGCCAACAGAATTCATAAAAACTGTTTTTCCAACTCCACGATTTCCATAAATCAAAGTAGTTCGATAAGGAGTATCAAGCGCTTTAATGTCTTTAACCAATTTTGATTGTACTTCTTCGCGATCTAATAACACAGTTGGTTGAATACCAAAACTTGGATTAAACGGATTTCTCATATTCTTTTCCCCTATTTTATATTTCTAATATAATTTTATATCTTTACTCAAGTTTTATATCTGTTTATATCTTAAATTTTATATGTAAAAAGCCAGGTAACTCCCTTCTCTAAAAAAGTTAGGAATTACTTGGCTTTTTATCAATCTAATTTTCTACTCTAATAAAAGTAATACTCATTTCATCATATTTGATATTTAGAACTAGTAATCTTTTTAGCTAATTCAGTATTTACTAATCGAATAGCTGATGAATTCTTATAAGAATTTCCCCCAAAGTTTAAATCACCATACCAACAAATTTTTTGATCAAAAACACAAATATTATTACCAATTTTTTCTTTTAACTTAAAATCGACTTTATTTGATAAAAGTTTATAGTCACAATTTCTCTGCTTTTTATCCAAAGTAAGGGAAATCTGACTAAATTTTACCATTTCATTCAACATTTCAATTTGTTTTTGATTAATCCTTTTTAAACAGATAAAAACTTTCTTAGCATTAGCAAGATCTTGTCTCCATACTGGCAAATAGTCATCTTTAGTATAGTAAGCAGTTGAATAACTATTCCATTGCTTACTATGAACAAAACTATATCCTTGTTGCTTATAGACTCTTACCCTCTTCCGATACATCTTTGCAAATGTCTCATCAGCAATATCAACATAATCATATACACGTAATTCGTCTTTTTTATCTAGGTTTCGTTCTAATCGACCAAGATATTGCTTTGTATTACCTTTCCAAGAAAAAGGTAACGTTAAAAATAATGTATCTAAACTTGGTAAATCAAATCCTTCTCCCACATATTTGCCAGTTGACAAAAGAATATATGGGTCTTTAATTTTTGATAACTTAATGGATAATTTTTGTGTTCCAGTAGTCAAATATACTTTGCTAGTTTTCTGCTTTAGTTTTGCGTAAAGTTCATTAAGATGTTTAATTCGTTCAC of Limosilactobacillus reuteri subsp. reuteri contains these proteins:
- a CDS encoding nitroreductase produces the protein MELQDAINQRHSIRQFTDKPVEKKMITKIVELAQRAPSWVNSQPWQVYCAMGDTLQEIKNAYRDQDIAGNQGNSDLPVMSREDWAPQTQDNMKQWRHGIVHHFANFDEAHEKMTNASNTLYDSPVILYITIPKASPDWSIFDAGLFAENIMLAATAYGLGTIPTYNSVRFPAILHQTLDVPDDERFIVGISLGYSADTTINSYHSERRPVNEILHFN
- a CDS encoding GNAT family N-acetyltransferase, with amino-acid sequence MTNNDTRIELVTTVTPEHWDLLLSADPSKKLVQNYLQSGMLFVQSKDGHPIAVMVLQELTSDKLEIKNIAVDPRLENQGIATRLLQDAVHFAKVHHYQQLQIGTGSTSFKQLYLYQKIGFRVTEIKRNFFVKNYVQPIHENGLLLRDMLVLTLAISDYYS
- a CDS encoding dihydrolipoyl dehydrogenase family protein; the protein is MNMKKYDDILIGSGPAAYKMANLLAKTDRKVLVIEGFEYGGTCPNYGCEPKIFLEGAARTVLQSQQLLGRGISQPAKLDWEALMQTKLKRFDPWPGETRDIIKKSYDIEDGYASFVDNHTITVNGHQYRADHIIIATGQTPNILDIPGKEYLYTSYDLLSLKELPQRITIIGAGFVGLELATLVAAAGAEVTIVVHSDRVLREFTKAEDEVLVNAMKQRGIKFSFNTDTQKVSQRKDGLLVITNHGEVQADYVLDATGRHPNIEKLALENTDIEYDRHGINVDDHLMTTVDGVYAIGDVVNRKQPKLTPVAEFEGQYLFDYLTGKTDQDIVYPTIGQAAFTFPEVARAGVNPDDVTGDSQYQVKTVSLKYGSLYAGQNDQISTLTLVFKDQQLVGASEIGDYAADDINNFLPIIGLKINGDEYRQKVMAIYPTLGDKVAGLLP
- a CDS encoding ammonium transporter, whose translation is MLKVNTLFIMTASILVLLMTPGLAFFYGGLVNRRHANNMLLTVFMMCGLAVILWITVGYSLSFSGNHWGIVGNLNNILMIHVPIDAITKTGIPIGDYAMFMMMFAIITPAIFCGSVVGHGRFNFLVMFTICWSIFVYYPLVHMVWAPHGLLARLGAVDFAGGLVVHVNAGITALILSAWVGRRKDVRSQRNNLSWVLIGTALLWIGWYGFNAGSALAVNDTAVQAMLTTTISCSSAMVTWMLLDRYQFNHVTLAGVCNGAITGLVAITPGAGYVTLGGSMIIGIVGAIVSQYFITKIKPQLPIDDVVDAFGCHGVSGIWGSIATGIFASHQISHLVPNGLLFGGGLHLLLVQIFVTLLTIIFIGVMDIILIKLLSIILPVSIDNEKLAAIQSK
- a CDS encoding AAA family ATPase, which translates into the protein MRNPFNPSFGIQPTVLLDREEVQSKLVKDIKALDTPYRTTLIYGNRGVGKTVFMNSVGKQIDQDPTWITIHLIIGDNMVGRLAEMIYQQSTNKIKKIFDQLSDINFEIGGLGLKFTLNDKQTSNYQLVLKKMLKILEKNNQKVLVMIDEAQEVTGMVELASVYQVMISEGLPISIIMTGLPKNVQDLQNNHVLTF